In a genomic window of Leptospira brenneri:
- a CDS encoding TetR/AcrR family transcriptional regulator → METMIMRMPLRERKKYAIQSAVLQAAKQLFREKGYSAVTVSEIADYADISVKTLFTYFRSKEDLAFQDEILFCDELIQSLLGKRNEDSIFDAFKHFLWKLIQSIDPEELIESLPGFHPWMDSPELEQRYLLLWEHYEIRLADALQLESGNTEFNPILRVVSGQMVSILRILGSKAFKDYLKPIPIALRHRALEKWLLGSLEMISGIQGYSKLMQIH, encoded by the coding sequence ATGGAAACAATGATCATGAGAATGCCACTAAGAGAACGAAAGAAATATGCCATCCAGTCTGCCGTTTTACAGGCAGCGAAACAACTTTTTCGGGAAAAGGGATATTCTGCCGTGACGGTTTCTGAGATTGCGGATTATGCAGATATTTCCGTGAAAACGCTTTTTACCTACTTTCGTTCCAAGGAGGACCTTGCTTTCCAAGACGAAATCCTATTTTGCGATGAGCTGATCCAATCTCTACTTGGCAAAAGAAATGAAGATTCGATTTTCGATGCCTTCAAACATTTCCTTTGGAAATTAATCCAATCAATCGATCCAGAAGAATTAATAGAATCACTCCCCGGCTTTCACCCTTGGATGGACAGCCCAGAGCTGGAACAAAGGTATTTGCTCCTTTGGGAACACTACGAAATCAGATTAGCGGACGCGTTGCAACTGGAATCTGGAAATACTGAATTTAATCCAATTTTAAGAGTGGTCTCAGGACAAATGGTGTCCATATTACGGATATTAGGTTCTAAAGCTTTTAAGGATTATTTAAAGCCAATACCGATCGCACTCAGACACCGAGCACTGGAAAAATGGCTACTTGGATCCCTAGAAATGATATCAGGGATCCAAGGTTATTCTAAATTAATGCAGATACATTAA
- a CDS encoding proton-conducting transporter membrane subunit — protein MMKELFYLSGVLAFLVIFFVSIFAPTKGQTRIWLWSLLKIGFFCSLFYSWFTDNIVLKWILIEASTLFGALLISSSGTERSFHVGWKFLLINSYALGLAFLGIVILLFASTPLENLDFETLKQGLVGQSGLLIETGILLTVYGYSGKLGLVPNHFWVGDTYAESPSQISSLIASFVPVSVVLAIRPLIQLEREINPHMINAANGILFIGILTILYSTLILFSREDIRRISAKVALFHTGMLTLFLWLDVSDEVFYFLLSTTVLVKLLVFISMGILRMDAGKRNISQILETSSLSHKALYMYLLALLVAFVFPLSPVFVLDLKVIEIAIRQKMFFLFLFPIVGAVFFFIALNKVLPLVRLPNRNFESSVYGILQTRLVFFWFSFLFTVCVGTYGLTYLMAEYIWKR, from the coding sequence ATGATGAAAGAATTATTTTACCTTTCTGGTGTACTAGCTTTTTTGGTGATATTTTTTGTTTCGATCTTTGCACCGACTAAGGGACAAACTCGAATTTGGTTATGGAGTCTTTTGAAGATTGGATTCTTTTGTTCTTTATTTTACTCCTGGTTTACCGACAATATCGTGCTGAAGTGGATTTTAATAGAGGCCTCCACTTTATTTGGTGCTTTATTAATTTCTTCAAGTGGGACAGAACGTTCATTTCATGTGGGTTGGAAGTTTCTATTAATCAATTCCTATGCGCTTGGTCTTGCCTTTTTAGGGATAGTGATTTTGTTATTTGCTTCGACTCCGTTGGAGAACTTGGATTTTGAAACCTTAAAGCAAGGGTTAGTTGGTCAAAGTGGTCTTTTGATCGAAACAGGTATTCTACTTACCGTTTATGGTTATAGTGGAAAACTTGGGCTTGTTCCCAACCATTTTTGGGTGGGTGATACATATGCAGAGAGTCCAAGTCAAATCTCTTCTTTGATAGCTTCTTTTGTGCCAGTGAGTGTGGTGCTTGCGATTCGGCCACTCATTCAGTTGGAACGTGAAATTAATCCTCATATGATCAATGCGGCAAATGGAATCCTATTTATAGGAATATTAACTATTTTGTATTCAACTTTGATTTTGTTTTCGCGTGAGGACATTCGAAGGATATCTGCAAAGGTTGCACTCTTTCATACAGGTATGTTGACTTTGTTTCTGTGGTTAGATGTATCGGATGAGGTATTTTACTTTTTATTATCTACAACAGTTTTAGTAAAGCTACTTGTATTTATCTCGATGGGAATTTTGCGGATGGATGCCGGGAAAAGAAACATTTCCCAAATTCTGGAAACATCTTCACTCAGTCATAAAGCATTGTATATGTATCTATTGGCTTTGTTAGTTGCTTTTGTGTTTCCTTTATCGCCAGTTTTTGTTTTGGATTTAAAGGTCATCGAAATAGCGATTAGACAAAAGATGTTTTTTTTATTCCTTTTTCCGATTGTCGGTGCTGTTTTCTTTTTTATTGCCCTGAACAAAGTTTTACCTTTAGTTCGTTTGCCCAATCGGAATTTTGAATCAAGTGTTTATGGGATACTTCAAACTCGGTTGGTATTCTTTTGGTTTAGCTTTTTATTCACCGTATGCGTTGGTACTTACGGTTTAACTTATCTTATGGCAGAATATATATGGAAAAGATAA
- a CDS encoding ABC transporter ATP-binding protein, translated as MDDQKKESFLKFAVKMEHINKTFEQGDLIFPVLNDISLEITEKKLVTLMGPSGSGKSTLLNILSAIESADSGTIEVFGNQLSEATEKELTIYRRKTIGIVFQFFHLFPYLSALENVTLPLYLSGTPKAIAKKKAMDALSLVGLSHRQNFSPKEMSGGENQRVSIARAIVHQPKLLLADEPTGNLDSVSSEKIMRLFETCVKELNITVFLVTHNEQIGQSGDINLHLLDGKIQTK; from the coding sequence GTGGACGATCAAAAAAAAGAATCATTCTTAAAATTTGCCGTAAAAATGGAACATATCAACAAAACCTTTGAACAAGGTGACCTGATCTTTCCTGTTTTGAATGACATTTCCCTGGAGATTACCGAAAAAAAACTAGTTACCCTTATGGGCCCATCTGGAAGTGGGAAGTCAACCTTACTCAACATTCTTTCTGCGATCGAATCCGCCGATTCAGGCACGATAGAAGTATTTGGAAACCAGTTGTCAGAGGCCACCGAGAAGGAACTTACAATCTATAGACGAAAAACCATTGGAATCGTTTTCCAGTTTTTCCATTTATTTCCTTATTTATCTGCACTAGAAAATGTAACGTTACCTCTTTATTTATCTGGAACCCCAAAAGCCATTGCGAAAAAGAAAGCAATGGATGCACTTTCCTTAGTGGGACTAAGCCATAGACAGAACTTTTCTCCGAAAGAAATGTCTGGTGGAGAAAATCAAAGAGTTTCGATTGCGAGAGCAATTGTCCACCAACCAAAACTCTTACTGGCGGATGAGCCAACGGGAAACCTCGATTCCGTATCTTCTGAAAAGATTATGAGATTATTCGAAACATGTGTTAAAGAGTTAAACATAACAGTATTTCTCGTAACCCATAATGAACAAATTGGACAATCAGGTGATATCAATCTTCATTTGTTAGATGGGAAAATCCAAACAAAATGA
- the pyrE gene encoding orotate phosphoribosyltransferase produces MSQKFRDQLLVWMKSHVYRYSETPFRLASGLESHHYFNCKEVTLHPERLTILAECFVEEIIPKLGIEFQAVGGLTLGADPLAYSIALSYQKRGKLVYPLVVRKEAKGHGTGQQIEGFWKEVKSCLVVDDVITTGGSTLKAVQVLREVGISVTKGICILNREEGGAENLENAGIQMESIFRKSEFF; encoded by the coding sequence ATGTCCCAAAAGTTTCGAGACCAACTCCTTGTGTGGATGAAATCGCACGTTTATCGCTATTCTGAGACTCCCTTCCGGCTAGCCAGTGGCTTAGAATCCCACCACTACTTCAATTGTAAGGAAGTCACTCTCCATCCCGAGCGACTTACCATTTTGGCTGAGTGTTTTGTGGAGGAAATCATTCCTAAACTGGGTATCGAATTCCAAGCAGTGGGTGGCTTGACTCTTGGTGCCGACCCATTGGCATATTCCATTGCTTTGTCCTACCAAAAGAGAGGGAAACTCGTTTACCCGCTTGTTGTTAGGAAAGAGGCAAAAGGTCATGGCACAGGCCAACAAATCGAAGGATTTTGGAAGGAAGTAAAATCTTGTTTAGTGGTGGATGACGTAATTACTACTGGTGGATCGACGCTGAAAGCAGTCCAAGTTTTGAGAGAAGTTGGAATTTCTGTGACTAAGGGAATCTGCATTTTGAATCGAGAAGAGGGTGGTGCTGAAAACTTAGAAAATGCAGGGATTCAAATGGAATCAATCTTTCGCAAAAGTGAGTTTTTTTAA
- a CDS encoding formate hydrogenase, producing MAYDFIYLLLLLTGVVVLVENRLSRIIFFLSAQGFLLVFPVLQTHKEDWKHAISLIVMVVLFKGILTPWVLNWTANKSKMNESTAPRFGYLATLLFMVLGLVLAVKITEGVSVLSIPVHKIGLIYVILLVYVGVLCFVVRRNWLALIAGFCVFENGIFVLTMVLDKGLPVGLEFGSFLDAILVIVSGGILQLSPHMHTKERKL from the coding sequence ATGGCATACGATTTTATTTACTTATTATTGTTACTTACCGGTGTTGTGGTTTTGGTTGAAAACCGGTTGAGTCGGATCATCTTTTTCCTAAGTGCACAAGGATTCCTTTTGGTTTTCCCTGTTTTGCAAACTCATAAGGAAGATTGGAAACATGCAATTTCATTGATTGTTATGGTTGTTTTGTTTAAGGGGATTCTTACTCCCTGGGTCTTAAATTGGACAGCAAATAAATCTAAAATGAATGAAAGCACAGCACCGCGGTTTGGGTATTTAGCAACACTTTTGTTTATGGTACTCGGGCTTGTCCTTGCTGTAAAAATTACAGAAGGAGTCTCTGTTCTTTCCATTCCTGTTCATAAAATCGGACTTATCTATGTGATATTGTTAGTTTATGTAGGTGTGCTTTGTTTTGTTGTTAGGCGAAACTGGCTTGCTCTCATTGCCGGGTTTTGTGTTTTTGAAAATGGAATTTTTGTTCTTACTATGGTGTTGGATAAAGGACTTCCCGTTGGACTTGAGTTTGGATCCTTTCTTGATGCAATCCTAGTCATTGTTTCGGGAGGAATTTTGCAACTCTCTCCTCATATGCACACAAAGGAGAGAAAACTATGA
- a CDS encoding ABC transporter permease gives MKNIYYYYFIFGYFKDHISRIGLSMFGISLGIALFVSTQINAWRAEQTVIDQMIGYSSENFIGRYVANDQNRGAPDHFIKILVPSLPEGINLEPELQTKGTLNLSKDKIFSFPIIGSDLLLSGTNQKIEKNRKVIPKFLISQALADKIQTQSGVSSISLCENKIKLDMEESYILPQDGLFLVMDIARLQSICNKNNHITSIWLTKDGEGNTNTSIEITKSNEWIYESKEELIERSGLALSSLKINLMIVSLVSVLISFFMVSNMFTGLYLSRKNEFGILLSIGSSRTNNFILFLTQASVIGFFGGLIGIFLGILIANTNLLTTANTITDSNQLQTYRNIPFSIIMTGFGISILGSILASIYNSYKTLQILPIDLIREREPQKKNFVFGLTETKLFYLSILSITIGATLGLLKLAKQMVPGMIGIGFVIIGFVLFIFLTIPFFVKVLEKLISNFQFSPSIKIGLKEIEKEPWKFGLTASTIMLSTSLVLTLTSLTDSYEKSLVQWVNEENKSDYSLINEKKLNTGEPGVPAELFESMTKNQNLFTAEPFYVDSKFIVNGRYYTLHVLNLNKPYDKNQLIASKNLCFLDQICKGEIITINTDLNSQVKIRIQDEREHFFSERGTIMMDYSFFRKNFNVRFLSSIRIFKNKNITEKEITESLQKIAEENDLKYINLTELKKIYLKGMNQVFSILDTLKISALIISILALSTSLVYFIKEKSQLIAGLRAIGMDSFQTFQLVYSQALFLVTLGIFSGILNSAILSPLVIFGINRNAFGWILHFQYPFHFVVKLPILIPLITFLICLIPFYFLQRMKISKELKYE, from the coding sequence ATGAAAAACATCTACTACTACTACTTCATATTCGGATACTTTAAAGATCATATCTCTCGAATTGGATTATCAATGTTTGGAATTAGTCTAGGCATTGCACTTTTTGTTAGCACACAAATTAATGCTTGGCGAGCTGAACAAACAGTAATCGACCAAATGATCGGTTATTCTTCAGAAAATTTTATCGGTAGGTATGTCGCAAACGATCAAAACAGGGGAGCTCCTGACCATTTTATAAAAATACTTGTGCCTAGTTTACCAGAAGGTATCAATCTAGAACCAGAACTACAAACAAAGGGAACTCTAAACCTTTCTAAAGATAAAATCTTTAGTTTCCCTATTATAGGAAGTGACCTCCTTCTCTCAGGAACAAATCAAAAAATAGAAAAGAATAGAAAAGTCATTCCGAAATTTCTGATCAGCCAGGCCCTAGCCGACAAAATCCAAACACAAAGCGGAGTGAGTTCCATTTCTCTTTGTGAAAATAAGATTAAACTTGATATGGAAGAATCCTATATCCTTCCTCAAGATGGCCTTTTTTTGGTTATGGACATTGCAAGGCTTCAGTCTATTTGCAACAAGAACAATCACATAACTTCAATATGGTTAACAAAAGACGGGGAGGGAAATACCAACACTTCCATAGAAATAACAAAATCAAACGAATGGATTTATGAATCAAAAGAAGAGCTAATCGAACGATCAGGACTTGCTTTGAGTTCTCTCAAAATCAACCTAATGATTGTCTCCCTAGTTTCTGTTTTGATTTCTTTTTTTATGGTTTCGAATATGTTTACGGGACTGTATCTTTCACGAAAAAATGAATTTGGGATTTTGTTATCCATTGGATCCAGTAGAACCAATAATTTTATTTTATTCTTAACGCAAGCAAGTGTAATTGGGTTCTTCGGTGGACTGATAGGAATCTTTTTGGGAATTCTCATTGCCAATACGAACTTACTGACCACAGCAAATACCATTACCGATTCCAATCAGTTACAAACCTACAGAAACATTCCTTTTTCTATCATTATGACAGGTTTTGGTATTTCCATTTTAGGATCGATACTCGCATCCATTTACAATTCATATAAAACTCTACAAATACTTCCCATTGATTTAATACGCGAAAGAGAGCCGCAAAAGAAAAACTTTGTATTTGGACTAACAGAAACAAAACTATTTTATCTCTCTATTTTATCCATTACCATCGGAGCCACTTTAGGCCTTCTCAAACTTGCAAAACAAATGGTTCCCGGTATGATAGGAATTGGATTCGTTATCATTGGCTTCGTTTTATTCATCTTCCTAACCATTCCTTTTTTCGTGAAAGTTTTGGAGAAATTGATCTCAAATTTTCAATTTTCACCTAGTATCAAAATTGGTTTAAAAGAGATAGAAAAAGAGCCTTGGAAATTTGGACTCACTGCATCCACAATTATGCTTTCCACTTCTCTCGTCCTTACTTTGACGAGTTTAACTGATAGTTACGAAAAATCTCTTGTTCAGTGGGTAAACGAAGAAAACAAGTCAGACTATTCCCTAATCAATGAAAAAAAGTTAAATACCGGTGAACCCGGTGTTCCGGCCGAACTTTTTGAATCCATGACAAAGAACCAAAATCTTTTTACTGCCGAACCTTTCTATGTTGATTCCAAATTTATAGTCAACGGAAGATACTACACCTTACACGTATTAAACCTAAACAAACCCTATGACAAAAATCAATTAATTGCATCAAAAAACTTATGTTTTTTGGACCAAATTTGCAAAGGAGAGATCATAACGATCAACACAGATCTTAATTCTCAAGTAAAAATCAGAATTCAGGATGAAAGAGAACATTTTTTTTCAGAAAGAGGAACCATAATGATGGATTATTCTTTTTTTCGAAAAAACTTCAATGTTAGGTTTTTAAGTTCCATCCGAATTTTTAAAAACAAAAACATTACAGAAAAAGAAATAACAGAATCTCTTCAAAAAATCGCCGAAGAAAATGATTTAAAATATATAAACCTGACCGAATTAAAAAAAATCTATCTAAAAGGAATGAACCAAGTATTTTCCATATTAGATACTTTAAAGATTTCTGCCTTGATCATTTCGATCCTCGCCCTTTCCACATCTCTCGTCTACTTCATAAAAGAAAAATCCCAATTGATTGCTGGCTTAAGAGCAATCGGGATGGATTCATTCCAAACGTTTCAATTGGTTTACTCCCAAGCATTGTTTTTGGTAACGTTGGGTATTTTTTCTGGAATTCTAAATAGCGCCATCCTCTCCCCTTTAGTTATTTTTGGAATCAATCGAAATGCCTTTGGTTGGATACTCCATTTTCAATACCCTTTCCACTTTGTAGTAAAACTCCCGATATTAATCCCCCTCATCACATTTCTCATTTGTCTCATACCATTTTATTTTCTACAACGAATGAAAATTTCCAAAGAATTGAAGTATGAATAA
- a CDS encoding proton-conducting transporter membrane subunit has translation MLEDERISIFRSILVGISALLPLVIFLSSNYDILSVDFPILVGLVIQAYIGFSSFMLVQSYEPKEKNKVTVGYVIFWSALGVCYLSGKSLILPIALEVTSFSTILIYSGTEFGKKQIESLGSLLLASGISALFLSAWVMLPDGDNVGIILLLIGLLIKSGFSGFHLWIPKVNEGGPSHALGSFAGVLEVFPLLLFYRYVLPNQLDPIIYQILFPLAALGIFFGGITSFFHKDPKISLAYSSVESINFLWLCLIIAGMFQFSVDSDLMSLSNSFRILFFLSLFHHCFSKTFQLFSIGMVARLKNSSSSDELKGIGRLLGISPLLVGAGTFSYAVLPGTLGFVSEATYFYLNARILDLPIGRSVFLLPSMIFIFFGIVLGGFTHIKLFMSLFLSTPAKEINIQPFGPKQRRWVVISLFSLAMVIFIFPLVLPYFVRLPMLSPFVDNMLADWFWTVSLVSYITIGSVFIFRVYDRYQLKRYGEPKKKNWDCGGGYSGHELSIPTSVFSEPLRNSLGRYFLNKLGESKIDTFLIKTITLVFRFGTKFMSATNHPKDEDVSRYLAISSMFLIFIFSLLILGDFGGL, from the coding sequence ATGTTAGAAGATGAAAGAATTTCAATCTTCCGATCGATCTTAGTTGGTATATCTGCGTTATTGCCGTTAGTTATATTCTTAAGTTCTAATTATGATATTTTATCAGTTGATTTCCCAATTTTGGTTGGGCTTGTCATTCAAGCTTATATTGGGTTTTCTTCTTTTATGTTGGTTCAGTCTTACGAGCCAAAAGAAAAAAATAAAGTTACCGTAGGGTATGTGATATTTTGGTCTGCCTTAGGTGTTTGTTATTTGTCTGGCAAATCTTTAATTCTTCCTATCGCATTGGAAGTAACTTCCTTTTCGACCATTCTGATTTATTCAGGAACTGAGTTTGGGAAAAAACAAATTGAAAGTCTAGGTTCTCTTTTACTCGCATCCGGTATTTCTGCCTTGTTTTTGTCGGCTTGGGTGATGTTGCCAGATGGGGACAATGTGGGAATCATACTTCTTCTCATTGGTCTTTTGATTAAATCTGGATTTTCTGGATTTCATTTATGGATACCAAAAGTCAATGAAGGTGGACCTTCACATGCTCTTGGTTCTTTTGCGGGAGTTCTTGAAGTATTTCCACTTTTACTTTTTTACCGTTATGTTTTACCAAATCAATTAGATCCTATCATTTATCAGATATTATTTCCATTGGCTGCCCTTGGGATATTTTTTGGAGGAATTACGAGTTTCTTCCATAAAGATCCCAAAATCTCTTTGGCTTATAGTTCTGTTGAATCAATCAACTTTCTTTGGTTATGTTTGATCATTGCTGGAATGTTTCAGTTCTCTGTTGATTCGGATCTTATGAGCCTAAGTAATTCCTTTAGAATTCTTTTTTTCTTAAGTTTGTTTCATCATTGTTTTTCAAAGACCTTCCAATTATTTTCCATTGGTATGGTGGCAAGATTAAAAAATTCAAGTTCTAGTGATGAATTAAAAGGAATCGGTAGGTTGCTTGGAATCTCTCCATTGTTAGTTGGGGCTGGAACTTTTAGTTATGCAGTTCTTCCTGGCACTTTGGGATTTGTTTCCGAGGCAACATACTTTTATCTGAATGCTCGGATTTTGGATCTACCGATTGGACGTTCTGTATTCCTTTTGCCATCAATGATCTTTATTTTCTTTGGGATTGTTCTTGGTGGGTTTACACATATAAAATTGTTTATGAGTTTATTTTTGTCAACTCCGGCAAAAGAAATTAATATTCAGCCTTTTGGTCCGAAACAGAGGCGATGGGTAGTAATATCTTTATTTAGTTTAGCAATGGTGATTTTTATTTTTCCATTGGTTTTACCTTATTTTGTAAGATTGCCAATGTTAAGTCCTTTTGTAGACAATATGTTAGCCGATTGGTTTTGGACGGTTTCTCTCGTATCTTATATCACAATAGGATCTGTTTTTATTTTTCGTGTTTATGATCGTTACCAATTGAAACGATACGGAGAACCAAAAAAGAAAAATTGGGATTGTGGGGGTGGATACAGTGGTCATGAACTTTCCATACCAACATCTGTATTTTCCGAGCCACTAAGAAACTCGCTTGGTCGTTATTTTTTAAATAAACTAGGGGAATCAAAAATAGATACTTTCTTAATCAAAACAATTACTTTGGTTTTTCGTTTTGGAACAAAGTTTATGTCAGCAACTAACCATCCCAAAGATGAGGATGTAAGTCGGTATTTGGCGATTTCTTCAATGTTTTTGATTTTTATCTTTTCTCTTTTGATTTTAGGCGATTTCGGAGGATTATAG
- a CDS encoding cytochrome-c peroxidase, with translation MLKQIFTPFLLSILLVSFANCEPSPETKDLQAKAKQIIGALPSKMPGSENDTQELISLGKKLYFEKKLSLNETQSCNSCHNVEGKAAGVDNLPTSPGAFGKNGDRNSPTVLNAGFHFVQFWDGRAADLKAQAKGPILNPVEMAMPSEAEVLKRINADADYPALFAKAFPNDKTPVTYENLAGAIAAFERTFVTSSRFDDFINGDHKSISKEEQEGFKSFLAAGCTSCHSGNLLGGNSYRKIGQVNEYKTSDLGLYNVTKKAEDKFFFKVPSLRNIALTGPYFHDGQVTSLDDAVQKMAFHQLGMNLSGEETKKIVLFLGTLSDKTRVD, from the coding sequence ATGCTCAAACAAATATTTACACCTTTTCTTCTCTCCATTCTACTCGTATCGTTCGCAAATTGTGAACCTTCTCCGGAAACCAAGGATTTGCAAGCGAAGGCTAAACAAATCATCGGCGCATTGCCGTCAAAAATGCCTGGTTCTGAAAATGATACCCAGGAACTTATTTCCCTTGGGAAAAAACTCTACTTTGAGAAAAAGTTATCTCTCAATGAAACTCAATCTTGTAACTCTTGTCACAACGTTGAAGGCAAGGCTGCAGGAGTGGACAATCTTCCAACTTCACCAGGTGCCTTTGGAAAAAATGGAGATAGAAATTCTCCAACGGTTTTAAATGCAGGATTTCACTTTGTTCAATTCTGGGACGGTCGTGCGGCTGATTTAAAAGCACAGGCAAAAGGTCCAATTCTAAACCCAGTTGAGATGGCAATGCCTTCAGAGGCTGAAGTTTTGAAGCGAATTAACGCAGATGCCGATTATCCTGCTTTATTTGCAAAAGCTTTCCCTAATGATAAAACTCCAGTGACTTACGAAAACTTGGCAGGCGCGATTGCTGCTTTCGAGAGAACTTTCGTCACTAGTTCACGATTTGATGATTTCATCAACGGAGATCATAAAAGTATTTCGAAAGAAGAACAAGAAGGTTTCAAAAGTTTTCTTGCGGCAGGTTGTACTTCTTGCCATTCAGGGAATTTGCTCGGCGGGAATTCTTATCGAAAAATCGGACAAGTCAATGAATATAAAACAAGTGACCTTGGTCTTTATAATGTAACGAAAAAAGCAGAAGATAAGTTTTTCTTTAAAGTGCCAAGTCTTCGAAACATCGCATTGACTGGCCCATACTTTCATGATGGTCAAGTAACATCACTAGATGATGCGGTTCAAAAAATGGCTTTTCATCAGCTCGGAATGAACCTTTCTGGTGAAGAAACCAAAAAGATTGTCCTTTTCCTTGGAACTTTATCTGATAAGACGCGCGTTGACTAA
- a CDS encoding NADH-quinone oxidoreductase subunit H: MESVLYYVYLITLFVTLPFLLTGIIRKVRAYAQGRRGPKLLQFFWEVDKSLRKTPISHTNLSDFTHLAPRVAVFSALMIWSVVVFEWAPFILIPFFLALYRFAYVSFAMEGASSFGGMASGREILLSVMAEPTFILMILAAQSHIEISVSPQGALIGLLFLSLSFIAILAELAKPPFDDPRTHLELTMVHEAMILEASGKQLGAFDLASSIKLSTLLVFLVKLALEHSKLFQDEVLDSFSRELMVAPMVILLAIILGFWESNSVRRKWTWIPEFMGLTFIAILILGTLVKLS; this comes from the coding sequence ATGGAATCAGTTCTTTATTATGTTTATTTAATTACTTTGTTTGTAACTCTTCCTTTTCTACTAACGGGTATTATTCGAAAAGTTAGAGCCTATGCACAAGGAAGGCGTGGTCCAAAGTTGCTCCAGTTTTTCTGGGAGGTTGATAAATCCTTAAGGAAAACTCCTATTTCACATACCAATTTGTCTGATTTCACTCATTTGGCACCTCGAGTTGCAGTTTTTTCTGCTCTGATGATTTGGAGTGTTGTGGTTTTCGAATGGGCTCCTTTTATTTTGATCCCCTTTTTTCTGGCACTCTACCGATTTGCTTACGTTAGTTTTGCTATGGAAGGGGCTTCTTCGTTTGGAGGAATGGCTTCTGGTCGCGAGATTTTACTTTCGGTGATGGCGGAACCGACTTTTATATTGATGATTCTGGCGGCTCAGTCACATATCGAAATTTCGGTGAGTCCACAAGGCGCTCTCATTGGATTACTTTTTCTATCTTTGTCTTTCATTGCTATCTTAGCTGAACTCGCAAAACCACCGTTCGATGATCCTAGAACACATTTAGAGTTAACGATGGTCCACGAGGCGATGATTTTGGAAGCCTCCGGAAAACAGTTGGGTGCGTTTGATTTGGCAAGTTCCATCAAACTATCTACCTTACTTGTTTTTTTAGTTAAGTTGGCATTAGAACATTCAAAATTATTTCAAGATGAAGTTTTGGATAGTTTCTCTAGAGAGTTGATGGTGGCACCTATGGTGATTCTCCTTGCGATCATTCTTGGATTTTGGGAATCGAATAGTGTTAGAAGGAAATGGACCTGGATCCCTGAATTTATGGGACTTACTTTCATTGCAATTTTGATACTGGGAACTTTGGTTAAGTTGTCTTAA